From the Neoarius graeffei isolate fNeoGra1 chromosome 1, fNeoGra1.pri, whole genome shotgun sequence genome, one window contains:
- the LOC132890613 gene encoding adiponectin-like — MALCSALWFSFLLLQHFGLHLSAGSETVSCPALAGVPGSPGHNGLPGRDGRDGLPGPKGDKGDSVQGLPGITGPAGPGGPSGLPGFVGPAGPRGIPGLPGEPGITAKVAFSATLSPLTSAFRNIGPYPDRRTLVYGNVLTNIGSAYDPETGIFTAPVRGVYFFIFFLFNPNELATGLSLVKNGEAVVLASDNPPGADTEDTAGNAVSLLLEKGDRIYLQLLENRKVYTDLNRRNTFSGHLLFTI; from the exons ATGGCGCTGTGCAGTGCTCTGTGGTTCTCGTTTCTGCTATTGCAACACTTTGGGCTTCATCTCAGTGCTGGCTCTGAGACTGTCAGCTGTCCTGCACTGGCTGGAGTCCCGGGTTCTCCTGGACACAACGGCCTTCCTGGAAGAGATGGCAGAGACGGACTTCCTGGACCTAAAGGAGACAAGG GGGATAGTGTGCAGGGACTTCCGGGTATTACAGGACCAGCAGGACCAGGAGGACCATCAGGACTACCAGGATTTGTAGGACCAGCAGGACCACGAGGAATACCAGGATTACCAGGAGAGCCAG GTATCACAGCTAAAGTGGCATTCTCAGCCACGTTGTCTCCCCTTACAAGTGCTTTTAGAAATATCGGACCATACCCGGATCGTCGGACTTTAGTGTACGGAAATGTACTGACGAACATCGGCAGTGCATACGACCCAGAAACAG GTATCTTCACAGCACCTGTAAGAGGAGTGTACTTTTTCATTTTCTTCCTCTTCAACCCAAACGAGCTCGCAACTGGCCTGTCTCTGGTGAAGAACGGAGAAGCGGTCGTTTTAGCCTCCGATAACCCGCCTGGTGCCGACACCGAGGACACAGCTGGTAACGCGGTCTCACTGCTGCTTGAGAAAGGAGACCGGATCTACCTGCAGCTCTTGGAGAACCGGAAAGTTTACACAGACTTAAATAGACGCAACACATTCAGCGGCCATCTCCTCTTTACTATATAA